One segment of Campylobacter hominis ATCC BAA-381 DNA contains the following:
- a CDS encoding DEAD/DEAH box helicase, with protein sequence MVNFLLKTLENSNIFITGSGGVGKSYVIKEVIKAYTDTKRKYIVLGSTGISAVSIGGITLHSFFKFGICKNYMELKRHDRSQKSAINELKKFLKDCELIVIDEISMISGEVFDMIAYRLNECKYSGKIIVAGDFYQLPPIVKKSELPDSTLFGSSRYAFGTQSWNDMEFVCIEMVGSKRTTDEFLYKILSNLRVGYIDENCTDFIRSKIISSKNIPLKSTVIYGRNYEANTLNEKRLNMLKTPLFTSFGKLINHKENALNDEKIEKWIKTLNILPEFHFKIGAKVIFTANKKDEYYNGEQGFIKEITENDGDINELIIEKNNGDIVYLERASYDYNDFKLKDGEIIDEPFATFYQFPLKLAYAITIHKSQGMSIRNLICDIDHIFENGQLYVALSRAISAKWLSVLYSRAMPLETYIQKIVKIDPEIAKFYETNKFIYIKNQIIE encoded by the coding sequence TTGGTTAATTTTCTTTTAAAAACACTTGAAAACTCGAATATTTTTATAACAGGAAGCGGCGGAGTCGGCAAAAGTTATGTCATAAAAGAGGTGATAAAAGCTTATACCGATACAAAACGTAAATATATAGTTCTTGGAAGTACCGGAATCAGCGCCGTTTCAATCGGCGGAATAACACTTCATAGCTTTTTTAAATTTGGAATCTGCAAAAATTATATGGAATTAAAACGTCATGACAGATCTCAAAAAAGCGCAATAAATGAACTTAAAAAATTTTTGAAAGATTGTGAGCTTATTGTAATTGATGAAATTTCTATGATCAGTGGCGAAGTTTTTGATATGATAGCTTACCGTCTGAATGAATGCAAATACAGTGGAAAAATCATCGTTGCAGGTGATTTTTACCAGCTTCCGCCAATCGTTAAAAAAAGTGAATTACCTGATTCTACACTCTTTGGAAGCTCGCGTTATGCGTTTGGGACGCAAAGCTGGAATGATATGGAATTTGTCTGTATAGAAATGGTAGGTTCGAAACGCACAACAGATGAATTTTTATATAAAATTTTATCAAATCTTCGAGTTGGATATATTGACGAAAATTGCACCGATTTTATACGCTCAAAAATAATCTCAAGTAAAAACATACCGCTGAAATCAACCGTAATTTACGGCAGAAATTATGAAGCAAATACGCTAAATGAAAAAAGGCTTAATATGCTTAAAACGCCACTATTTACAAGTTTTGGCAAACTTATAAATCACAAAGAAAATGCTCTGAATGATGAAAAAATAGAAAAATGGATAAAAACGCTTAATATTTTGCCTGAATTTCACTTTAAGATAGGAGCGAAAGTAATTTTTACGGCAAATAAAAAAGACGAATATTACAACGGTGAGCAAGGTTTTATAAAAGAAATAACGGAAAATGACGGAGACATAAATGAGCTCATTATAGAAAAAAATAACGGTGACATTGTATATTTGGAGCGCGCAAGCTATGATTATAATGATTTTAAATTAAAAGATGGAGAGATTATAGATGAGCCGTTTGCTACATTTTATCAATTTCCTTTAAAGTTAGCTTATGCTATAACTATTCACAAATCACAAGGAATGAGTATAAGAAATTTGATTTGCGATATCGATCATATTTTTGAAAACGGACAACTTTATGTCGCACTTTCAAGAGCTATTTCTGCAAAATGGCTTTCCGTACTTTATTCGCGCGCAATGCCTTTAGAAACTTACATACAAAAAATCGTTAAAATCGATCCTGAAATAGCAAAATTTTATGAAACAAATAAATTTATATATATAAAAAATCAAATAATTGAATAA
- a CDS encoding SH3 domain-containing protein, with protein MKKIILIFICVFFAACSSKTPTNQYFKNLDLRQNVQILPQITETLPIDEKAALQKYFSPWHYKTPKKLPKDIFWANKSYIKYDKFFDKSGKKHNENFINFLNNETKEENFGEISKKAITVKNSLLRNLPTNEPFFLDFKKPGEGAPFDYLANSALGAGYPLFVSHYNASGLWAFVQNDAVWGWIESKNIKFLSDNEAAHYQNQKFLAILKDNTDVLDEKNKILFKAKIGTILPYKSEDKQFLKGKFISGTGVLNFKISKENAGIFPLQFNDSNLKASISSLLGEKYGWGGFESLRDCSLMTKNLLFAYGIWLPRNSKLQGNIGEIYSFYGMDNLQKTAQIKAFGKPFRTLLYMNGHIMLYAGIVDENIAILHDIWGLKTIDDGREIIGQIALTTPFLGKDSNLIPNRNLLISRIKSMNIVR; from the coding sequence ATGAAAAAAATCATATTAATTTTTATATGCGTATTTTTTGCGGCATGTTCAAGTAAAACTCCTACAAATCAATATTTTAAAAATCTTGATTTAAGGCAAAACGTACAAATTTTACCACAAATAACTGAAACTTTGCCAATAGATGAAAAGGCGGCTTTGCAAAAATATTTTAGTCCTTGGCATTATAAAACGCCAAAAAAATTGCCGAAAGATATATTTTGGGCAAATAAAAGCTATATAAAATATGATAAATTTTTTGATAAATCAGGCAAAAAACATAATGAAAATTTTATAAATTTTTTAAATAATGAGACAAAAGAAGAAAATTTTGGTGAAATTTCAAAGAAAGCAATAACTGTTAAAAATTCTTTGCTTAGAAATTTACCTACAAATGAACCGTTTTTCTTAGATTTTAAAAAACCCGGTGAAGGCGCCCCGTTTGATTATCTTGCCAATTCCGCTCTTGGAGCAGGTTATCCTCTTTTTGTTTCACATTATAACGCGAGCGGATTGTGGGCTTTTGTGCAAAATGACGCTGTTTGGGGTTGGATAGAATCCAAAAATATAAAATTTTTAAGCGACAATGAAGCAGCGCATTATCAAAATCAAAAATTTTTAGCAATTTTAAAAGACAACACGGACGTTTTAGATGAAAAAAATAAAATTTTATTTAAGGCTAAAATAGGGACGATTTTGCCGTATAAAAGCGAAGATAAGCAGTTTTTAAAAGGAAAATTTATTAGCGGAACAGGTGTTTTAAATTTTAAAATTTCAAAAGAAAATGCGGGAATTTTTCCTTTGCAATTTAATGATTCTAATCTTAAAGCCTCAATTTCCAGTTTGCTTGGTGAAAAATACGGTTGGGGCGGCTTTGAAAGTTTGAGAGATTGCTCTTTGATGACTAAAAATCTGCTTTTTGCTTACGGTATCTGGCTTCCAAGAAATTCAAAATTGCAAGGAAATATCGGTGAAATTTATAGTTTTTACGGTATGGATAATTTACAAAAAACTGCGCAAATAAAAGCATTCGGTAAGCCTTTCAGGACGCTTTTATATATGAACGGGCACATTATGCTTTATGCAGGAATTGTAGATGAAAATATAGCTATTTTACATGATATTTGGGGGCTTAAAACAATTGATGACGGACGCGAAATAATCGGTCAAATAGCACTTACCACGCCTTTTTTAGGTAAAGATTCAAATCTTATTCCAAATAGGAATTTACTAATTTCTCGCATAAAATCAATGAATATCGTCAGGTAA